The DNA sequence CTGGTATAGCAGTTACCTCTGTGGGTCATTGTCATCCAAAGGTTGTGGAGGCAATTAAGAGGCAAGCTGAGAAATACCTTCACTACTCATTAACAGACTTCTGGTATGATGTTGCTGTGGAATTGGCTAAGAAACTCTGCAGAATAACTCCTGGAAACTTTGAGAAGCGTGTATTCTTCTGTAATAGTGGTGCTGAAGCTGTTGAAGGTGCAATGAAGGTTGCTAGAGGATACTTTAAAGGTTCAAGGCCATATGTGATGGCATATATAGGGGCATTTCATGGTAGATTGTTTGGAAGCGTCACTCTAACGTCCAGTAAGCCTGTTCAGCGTAAGTGGTTTTCACCCCTACTCCCAGGCGTTGAGCATGTTCCATACCCATATTGTTATAGGTGCCCATGGAAACAGAGCTACCCTGAATGTGGATATTGGTGTGTAGACTTCATAGATGAATACTACTTTAAGAAGTTCGTTCCACCAGATGAAACCAGTTGCATAGTTTTTGAACCGATACAGGGTGAGGGCGGCTACATAGTTCCACCCCCAGAATATTGGTCTAGGATTAGGAAATTATGTGACAATTACGGTATACTAATGGTTTCAGATGAAGTTCAGGCTGGCATGGGTAGAACTGGGAAGTGGTTTGCAATAGAGAATTGGAATGTAACCCCAGACCTTATCACGGTGGCTAAGGGGATTGCCGCTGGACTTCCACTTGGAGCTGTGATCGGTAGAGCTGACGTTATGTCTCTGCCGAGAGGTAGTCATGCATCCACATTTGGAGGTAATCCAGTTTCATGTGCTGCTGCATCAGCTGTTATTGATGTTATTGAGGAGGAGAAGTTGATGGAGAATGCCATTAAAGTGGGGGATTACACCATGAAGAGGTTTAGGGAGATGGCTGAGAAGATCGAGCTTATAGGTGATGTTAGGGGTAAGGGACTTATGATAGGTGTTGAGTTGGTTAGGAATAGGAAGAGTAAGGAGCCAGCTGTTAAGGAGCTTGAATCATTCCTAATGAATTGCTTTAAGCGTGGTGTTGCAGTTATAAGTTGCGGTATTTCATCGATTAGAATAGCTCCACCACTGAACATATCCATTGAATTAATGGATAAAGCTTTGAACATTATGGAAGAAGTTTTGTTGGAGATTGATAAGAGCCGTTTAAAGTAGCTCTTCAATTCTACTCTTAACTTCACTTATTTTTCTTGAAATCGTTTTCCCATCGATCTTCTTTGAATCCATAACTATCCCCACAACCTCCCTCCCCCTCTCCATCCCCTTTGGAAGTCCATATAGTTCTAGGAAGGCATCTTTCAATATGCTTAGAGCCATGAGCATCCTCCTCTTCACCTTCCCCTCCAATTCATACTTCTTCATTTTATTATATCCATACTCTATTCCATCTATTAGGCTCTCTGTGAATTCTTCATATATGTTTTCAGGTCTATAGTATCCTCCGTGAAGGCTCACTATTTCATTGAAGGCTTGAAACCCTTCCCACGTATGCATTTGTGAAATTACTTCCGGAGCATTCAGTATCGTTGTACGTTTTATCTGTGAAATTATGAATTTCTCCGCTGATGGTAGTGGGTTCATGATATGCCATAAGGCATAGTATTCTTCCATCTTCATCCTCTCAAATTCCTTTCCACCCATTTTCCTCGTTAAATGGAAGTCTGTTATGTATGTTTCCTCCAGCCCCACTACATGGTTTGCCAAATGGGAGTTTGTATATATGCCCAATCCACTTGCATCAAACACCGTTCCATGTATTATGCCGTTTTCGTGGAGTAATCTTAGATTATATCCGCATGATGATCCAAGCCATTTAAGATATGCTTTAACCTCCTTAACGTTAATTATCTTCTCCACTTTTGGCATTAATAGTCCGTATAGTATTTCATCTGCTCTCACATCACTTACATTCCTATAGAATATGCATGCCCCACGTTGCTCCCATGCGCTTTCCTCAAGCATCTTTATGAGTTCCCCACGTCCACCACTCATAATCTTGTTTGTAAGTTCATATCTATCCTTAATCTTCAGCAGTTTTATCCTGTCATAGTATCCTAATCCTATGGGTTCTGGAACTGGGATTCTCAGTTCCCTTAACATTATCATATTGTTTAATTCCTCTTCAGCCTCCTTGGGGGTCATGAATCCCCACATCAACTGTCCAGTTCCAATATATTCGTTTGTGAAGTAGTATGTGTATATGGTGTTGTTCTTGTATATTGGTTTTACATCTTTGAAGGGTATTCCTATCCCCTTCAATTTTACCACATACCCATCCTCCGAAACTTTTATTATGGATCTAAATCCACTTACATACCCCTTATATGTTGGGAGATCCTCTTCAGTTTCGCATAGTATTGGCACTTTATCTTTGCCATGTGGATATAGTTCTGGTTTTATAAGTTTTGTTTCTCCGTCAATGATGTAGTATTCCCTGGGCTCTCCTCTAAGCAATTTAACAATTCTTTCAGTGATCATACAAACTTAAATTCTCAAAAGCCCCATTTAAATAATTGTTTGGTGATCCCCTTTGGGTAGGGTGAGGGTTAGGGATATTGGATTAAGGATAGGTGTATTTGATACTGGAGCTAGTGATTCGATAGTTGATGTTAAGGGGGTTATGGTTGGACATTGCACCATTATTGAGGGTGAGGGGAAGCTTATTCCAGGTAAGGGTCCAATTAGGACTGGTGTAACTGTGATATTCCCACATGAGGATAGGAATGTTTTTAAGAGTAAGGTTGTGGCAAGTTCATTTGTAATTAATGGTTTTGGTAAACCCATTGGTTTAATTCAATTGAATGAGCTTGGACAATTGGAAACACCAATAGCTTTAACCAACACATTGAATGTGGGTATAGTGGCTGATGCAATCATAGAGTATATGTTAAGTTTAAATTCAGATATAGGTGTTAGTACTGGCACTGTTAATCCAGTTGTATTGGAGTGTAATGATGGATTCTTGAATGACATTAGGGGGAGACATGTTAAGCATGAACACGTCTTTAAAGCTATTGAAAATGCCTCCTCAAACCCCGTTGTTGAGGGTAATGTTGGGGCTGGAACTGGTATGTCATGTTTCGAGTTTAAGGGTGGAATAGGCTCTGCTTCGAGGGTGCTACCCAAGGAGGCTGGAGGATACGTTGTGGGTGTACTGGTTTTATCCAATTTTGGTCGTAGGGAGGATTTAACTATAGCTGGAATTCCCGTTGGGTTGAAGTTGAAGGATTACGGTGTTAGGGGTGGTGATGGAAGTGGATCTATAGTGGTTATAGTGGCTACAGATGCACCTTTAACTGCCAGGCAACTTCATAGATTAGCTAAACGTGCAACTCATGGTATTGCGAGGACCGGTGGATACTCATCCCATGGTAGTGGCGATTTTGTTGTGGCATTCTCCACAGCTAATAGGATACCACACTATGAGGAATCTCCAACCCGTGAACTTCAAGTGTTAAGTGAGGGGTATATGTCGTACTTGTTTAAAGCTACTGTGGAGGCTGTTGAAGAAGCCATTTTGAACTCAATGTTTATGGCTGAAACGATGGTGGGTAGGGATAATCATGTTAGGTATGCTCTTCCAATAGATTTAGTTGTCGATTTGCTGGAGAAGCATGGCATCATTAAAGGTTAACTTAAATTTCAACACTCCATTTTTCAGATATCCTTTTAAGGTTTCTGAAAGCCATCCTCTTTTCCTCTTCATCCCTCCTTATAGCTTCCACTATGTTCCTCAATTCGAATATTACTTCATCGTAATGCTTCTTGGATATCGGATATGGAATTCCATCTTTACCTCCAACCGCATAAGACCACTTCACTGGATCATATATGTGTGTTACTGGATCCCTCTTTGACGGAGGTTCATTGTATATGAGTTCTGAGATTAGTGATAAAGCTCTAATGGTCTTTGGACCTATGCCTGGATATAGCAAGAGGTTCTTGAAGCCTTCTACCTTAACGCTATATATTTCCTCAAGTTTACGCCAATCAATCCTCTTCTCATCTATTGGTTTATATATTATGTAATCCTCACTGCTAATCCTTCTATTGGTCGTTATGGATTTGTTTATCCATTTATCGATCCCTTCACTTCTGCATAGTATTCTATTTGCTTCAGCTAAGTATCTTCTTATCTTCGTAGGCCCCTCATTAGCTATGTCCACTATGGTTTTCCTAGCCTCCGCACTCTCCCTATCCACTAGATTTAACACTCTTTCCATCTTTATTTGACATGATATTGCTTTATGTGGTTCTTCAACCATATCCCTTATATCCTCTGAGAACCAGTGGTATCTCCTTGCATATTTTAGGTTGATGTTCATTCCTTGCTGTATTACGCACCATTTCCCTTCTCTGGATATTAGCATTGCATGATGGTATATTGTGAATCCATCTTGTAATGCTACATTATCCACCTTTGCAGTTAATCTACTATTCTCCTCAAGTTTGGCTGTATCCTCCTCATTTAACCCGAATTTGCTCGATATGCTCTTTATGTCGTTTATGGTTTCAAGGCTCTTCCTACCCTTACCCCCAGCTAATGCTAAATTTATTTCCACTTTGTTTAGTGCTTCCCTTAAGACTCCACATGTCACTGTGGTTGACCCTGAAGAATGCCAATCAAATCCTAGAACATTGCTGAATGCTTGAAACCATATTGGGTTGCTCAACCTCTCCATTATCTTCAATTCCCCAAATTCATTGTACATTATTTCAAGCATTTCAGATGCCAATTTTACCATTCTCTGGAAGAGCCATCTTGGGGCTTTACCATAATGTAATGGTAATTCCGCTATTCCAGATATCCCCATAGTGTATCAATTCCAAATTTTACATTACAAACTGATGTAATTTTAACTTAAATTTCTTCTTCCAATAATCCAATTAACTCTTCTATTCTCCTCCTGTTCTCTTCTAACATAGCCTTCCTAAGCCTATCTTTTAGAGTTCTCTCAACCT is a window from the Candidatus Methanomethylicota archaeon genome containing:
- a CDS encoding acetyl ornithine aminotransferase family protein, whose product is MDVPKIIVTPPGPNAKKIVEEDEKFLMQSFVRWYPLVLKEAKGCILTDVDGNKYIDLNAGIAVTSVGHCHPKVVEAIKRQAEKYLHYSLTDFWYDVAVELAKKLCRITPGNFEKRVFFCNSGAEAVEGAMKVARGYFKGSRPYVMAYIGAFHGRLFGSVTLTSSKPVQRKWFSPLLPGVEHVPYPYCYRCPWKQSYPECGYWCVDFIDEYYFKKFVPPDETSCIVFEPIQGEGGYIVPPPEYWSRIRKLCDNYGILMVSDEVQAGMGRTGKWFAIENWNVTPDLITVAKGIAAGLPLGAVIGRADVMSLPRGSHASTFGGNPVSCAAASAVIDVIEEEKLMENAIKVGDYTMKRFREMAEKIELIGDVRGKGLMIGVELVRNRKSKEPAVKELESFLMNCFKRGVAVISCGISSIRIAPPLNISIELMDKALNIMEEVLLEIDKSRLK
- a CDS encoding P1 family peptidase: MRVRDIGLRIGVFDTGASDSIVDVKGVMVGHCTIIEGEGKLIPGKGPIRTGVTVIFPHEDRNVFKSKVVASSFVINGFGKPIGLIQLNELGQLETPIALTNTLNVGIVADAIIEYMLSLNSDIGVSTGTVNPVVLECNDGFLNDIRGRHVKHEHVFKAIENASSNPVVEGNVGAGTGMSCFEFKGGIGSASRVLPKEAGGYVVGVLVLSNFGRREDLTIAGIPVGLKLKDYGVRGGDGSGSIVVIVATDAPLTARQLHRLAKRATHGIARTGGYSSHGSGDFVVAFSTANRIPHYEESPTRELQVLSEGYMSYLFKATVEAVEEAILNSMFMAETMVGRDNHVRYALPIDLVVDLLEKHGIIKG
- a CDS encoding DUF763 domain-containing protein, producing the protein MGISGIAELPLHYGKAPRWLFQRMVKLASEMLEIMYNEFGELKIMERLSNPIWFQAFSNVLGFDWHSSGSTTVTCGVLREALNKVEINLALAGGKGRKSLETINDIKSISSKFGLNEEDTAKLEENSRLTAKVDNVALQDGFTIYHHAMLISREGKWCVIQQGMNINLKYARRYHWFSEDIRDMVEEPHKAISCQIKMERVLNLVDRESAEARKTIVDIANEGPTKIRRYLAEANRILCRSEGIDKWINKSITTNRRISSEDYIIYKPIDEKRIDWRKLEEIYSVKVEGFKNLLLYPGIGPKTIRALSLISELIYNEPPSKRDPVTHIYDPVKWSYAVGGKDGIPYPISKKHYDEVIFELRNIVEAIRRDEEEKRMAFRNLKRISEKWSVEI